One genomic window of Prosthecobacter algae includes the following:
- a CDS encoding efflux transporter outer membrane subunit, with amino-acid sequence MLKRSSLFIAALTLSACTVGPDHTPPDLTDITPAKWRWQTAVPRDDAPRGEWWKIFREPELDRLEALALQSSPSLQAAAARVDQARAAARISTSSWLPDVRLNGDGKREQTSGNLPTPIPVDIPRGRVNSFSTILDLSYEIDFWGKIRREVESARATADSTSASYHNAILTLTGDVAAQYFLLRAADAELSALRRTIALRDKFKNLLNDKFKAGAIPETDYARAVTEVATAKAELADVKRQRQEASDTLALLCGQPASSFTVRENPIGAKAPPVVPAGLPASVLERRPDIAAAERIVAARNADVGVAISAYFPAVKLTGTAGYLSNEVDTLLGADSRVWSLGPSVSLPISGLTVIKFNVRRQKAAREEAIANYRQAVLSAIRDVETSLAQTRYLREQAGAISEALAASTKATGLVQESYERGTLSYFEYLDAERTRLQTERQTAQISAQRHISTVRLIKALGGGW; translated from the coding sequence ATGCTCAAACGCTCTTCGCTTTTCATTGCCGCCCTAACCCTTAGCGCCTGCACCGTCGGGCCCGACCACACTCCGCCGGACCTCACGGACATCACCCCCGCCAAGTGGCGCTGGCAGACCGCCGTGCCGCGTGACGACGCCCCACGTGGCGAGTGGTGGAAGATTTTCCGCGAGCCTGAGCTGGACCGCCTAGAGGCCCTCGCCCTGCAAAGCAGCCCCTCCCTGCAGGCCGCCGCCGCCCGGGTGGACCAGGCCCGCGCCGCCGCCCGCATCAGCACCTCCTCCTGGCTACCGGATGTGCGCCTCAATGGTGACGGCAAGCGCGAGCAGACCTCCGGCAACCTACCCACCCCTATCCCGGTGGACATCCCACGCGGGCGGGTGAATAGCTTCAGCACAATTCTGGACCTGAGTTATGAAATCGACTTTTGGGGCAAGATCCGCCGCGAAGTGGAAAGCGCACGCGCCACGGCCGATTCCACCTCCGCCAGCTATCATAATGCCATCCTGACTCTGACTGGCGATGTTGCTGCGCAATACTTTTTGTTACGCGCTGCTGATGCCGAACTGAGCGCCCTGCGCCGCACCATCGCCCTGCGGGACAAGTTTAAAAATCTCCTGAATGACAAGTTCAAGGCCGGAGCCATCCCAGAAACCGACTACGCCCGCGCCGTCACCGAGGTGGCCACCGCCAAGGCCGAATTGGCCGATGTGAAACGCCAGCGCCAGGAGGCCAGCGACACCCTGGCCCTCCTCTGCGGCCAACCCGCCAGCAGCTTCACCGTGCGGGAAAACCCCATCGGTGCCAAGGCCCCTCCTGTGGTCCCCGCAGGCCTGCCCGCCTCTGTGCTGGAGCGCCGTCCTGACATCGCCGCCGCAGAGCGCATAGTCGCCGCTCGCAATGCCGATGTCGGCGTGGCCATCTCCGCCTACTTCCCCGCCGTGAAGCTCACCGGCACGGCTGGATACCTCAGCAATGAAGTGGATACCCTGCTAGGAGCCGACAGCCGCGTCTGGAGCCTCGGCCCGAGCGTCAGCCTGCCCATCAGCGGCCTCACCGTCATCAAGTTCAACGTCCGCCGCCAGAAGGCCGCGCGTGAGGAAGCCATCGCCAACTACCGCCAGGCCGTGCTCAGCGCCATCCGCGACGTGGAAACCAGCCTTGCCCAAACCCGCTACCTGCGCGAGCAAGCCGGTGCCATCAGCGAAGCCCTCGCCGCCTCCACCAAGGCCACCGGCCTCGTCCAGGAATCCTACGAGCGCGGCACCCTCAGTTACTTCGAGTACCTCGACGCCGAACGCACCCGCCTCCAGACGGAACGCCAGACCGCCCAAATCTCCGCCCAACGCCA